From the genome of Vanessa atalanta chromosome 30, ilVanAtal1.2, whole genome shotgun sequence, one region includes:
- the LOC125075424 gene encoding protein TsetseEP-like codes for MVVAEKPIPKKEIEVPASEPEAIEEPAVEVKEEPVPEAKIVDDAMTPDVMEMVEEQEPQIQEEIIPEPKETEVKVAFPEVKFPTLEIKVIQLDEHKDSQVKEEVKEPEPEPEVEPVAAETRTENMEEDEQEMSKVEEKIANEPEPIQEPPATVAEEAVEPPPAEPQPEEEVVPDPQDIPLPPEVQSKEDEKEAPEVIQPLEPQPEEPAKVPEEVVEEKDKKEEEPVMEEAEKKQEVPEENADEKLIEDQEGRRC; via the exons AGTGGCCGAAAAGCCGATACCGAAGAAAGAGATCGAAGTTCCGGCGTCCGAACCGGAAGCGATCGAAGAGCCTGCGGTAGAAGTCAAG GAGGAACCGGTTCCTGAGGCGAAGATCGTGGACGACGCTATGACGCCGGATGTTATGGAAAtg GTCGAAGAGCAAGAACCACAGATACAAGAGGAGATTATACCAGAGCCCAAAGAAACGGAAGTGAAGGTAGCGTTTCCGGAAGTTAAATTCCCAACGCTGGAAATTAAGGTTATACAGCTCGACGAGCACAAGGATTCCCAGGTCAAAGAGGAAGTCAAGGAACCGGAACCGGAGCCGGAAGTTGAACCGGTGGCGGCTGAAACGAGAACAGAGAATATGGAAGAAGATGAACAGGAGATGTCTAAAGTTGAGGAGAAGATCGCAAATGAACC AGAACCAATTCAAGAACCGCCGGCTACAGTAGCCGAGGAAGCAGTAGAACCGCCACCAGCAGAACCTCAGCCTGAAGAAGAAGTTGTCCCAGACCCGCAGGACATACCGCTGCCACCGGAAGTTCAGTCTAAGGAGGACGAAAAAGAAG ctCCAGAAGTAATTCAACCACTGGAACCACAGccagaagaaccagcgaaagtCCCCGAAGAAGTTGTAgaagaaaaagataaaaaagaagaagaacCCGTCATGGAAGAGGCCGAGAAGAAACAAGAGGTTCCAGAAGAGAATGCTGACGAGAAATTGATAGAAGATCAAGAAGGAAGAAGATGCTGA
- the LOC125075370 gene encoding bromodomain-containing protein 8-like — MIRDELSQEEVKREGLEEDTHTETDDDTPMELSREEEKDGKKKRDYSRKKKSDSRTCSGSESAPESPSASDAERQHRLWKKSVMLVYSRLCAHKYASLFLRPISDEEAPGYSVVVKRPMDLSTVRRNIDAGHVRTTAEFQRDVLLMLSNALLYNSSSHSVYAMAREMHEDAQCQLGMLLAAQAHAGLCAPPRRKRRLDAHAHAHAPHNKHHRV; from the exons ATGATACGAGACGAACTGTCGCAAGAGGAAGTTAAGAGGGAGGGCTTGGAAGAGGACACACACACGGAAACAGACGACGACACTCCCATGGAG ctCAGTCGCGAGGAAGAGAAAGATGGAAAAAAGAAGAGAGACTACTCGAGGAAGAAGAAATCTGATTCTAGAA CGTGTTCGGGCTCCGAGAGCGCCCCGGAGTCCCCGAGTGCGAGCGACGCCGAGAGACAGCACCGCCTGTGGAAGAAGAGCGTCATGCTGGTGTACAGCCG ACTGTGCGCACACAAGTACGCGTCCCTGTTCCTGCGGCCGATCTCGGACGAGGAGGCCCCCGGGTACAGCGTGGTGGTCAAGCGGCCCATGGACCTGTCCACCGTCAGGCGGAACATCGACGCCGGTCACGTGAG GACTACGGCCGAGTTCCAGCGCGACGTGCTGCTGATGCTGTCCAACGCGCTGCTCTACAACAGCAGCTCGCACAGCGTGTACGCGATGGCGCGGGAGATGCACGAAGAC GCGCAGTGCCAGCTGGGCATGCTGCTGGCGGCGCAGGCGCACGCGGGGCTGTGCGCGCCCCCCCGCCGCAAGCGCCGCCTcgacgcgcacgcgcacgcgcacgcgccgcACAACAAGCACCACCGCGTGTGA